In the genome of Triticum urartu cultivar G1812 unplaced genomic scaffold, Tu2.1 TuUngrouped_contig_4965, whole genome shotgun sequence, the window aagaaaaaaggtaGTCGTAGGATGAAATGGGAGTACGGATGGGAGCACGGGGAGAgagcaggcaagccggatcccAGCTTGTGAGGATAATTGGAGTTGTCTTGCGTAGAATGCATGTCTCTAGCGTCTTGACATCAACCCCAATAGTATGTAGTATGAATGATCTTCCCAATCTACCATAGTACTAGTAATAATGTATAATCTCAGAATTTAAACTCATGGTACCCTGATTCAAACATTTATATCGGCCAACTGACAAGAACATGCACTGCCCCTTATGGTTTGTGGCATGCTCCTCAAATCCCACCCTTATGGTTGGTGGCATGCTCCTCAAATCCCACTTTCACCGAACTGCCTTTTAAATGCGTCCCATTGCCCCGCCCCTGCCCCCTCTCCACTCACAAGACACATACTCACCCTTAAGGCTATTATAGTGGCTATGATTGCTCAAAATCATTTCAGCCATTGACCGGCCTCTTGTAGATTAAGATCAATTCTGACACCTCACTATTTTCTTCAGTGATTCTATTGTTTGCTACAATGTGAAGTGGTTTCACTTAGTTTTGTCCTGGTGCTACGAAGGTTTACAGTTAGTACACAAGAAAGGTGTTGTGGCAGTGTAAACTTGTTGGATTAGCTAAAATTAGAGTTCAGATCAAATTGGGAGTTGGAGGCATCTAGAAAGTTTTATCAAGATTACCTCAATGAGTTAGTGACAAAAATATTTTAAAAAGCTTCACTTTACTGCTTTTATTAATTGATAAACATTTTTAAACCCATTCACATATTAATTAATAAACTTTAATACAACCGTTCGTTATAGAATCCGTTTCGCAGGATGGTACACTCTGCTAAAATTAATCCACCCAATCTAGAATCAAGACGAAATTTAGCAATCTAATGGCCCACTTTGTTCTTGTCCCTAGTAATCCATGCCATGTTACACTGTGGAATAAGTTGAGGGACACCTAAGGCTTCCCTCTTTAAATCCACGAGGGCTGAGTTATACAAAACATTATTAGACAAATATATTTTTGTAAACAAACAGTTAGTCTCCAAAATGACGGGCTTATGCGGTGAAACTGCAATATACAATCCCACTAAACAAGCTCGCGGTTCTATTTCCTCGACATTTGTGCAGAGCATGAAGAAATGAGCACCGATCCCTCATGATCTCTCACCACCATGCCAACCCTTGCAAACCTCTGCCCACCATGAAGCTACTAGCCGCATATTGACTTTTTTTTAGCGTACCCGCACATTGACTGAGAAACATGATTTTTTCTCTTAGAATCACATGATTTTTATTGTTTTTTTGGAAAAACATGATTTTATTGTAAATGACATGGCTATTATATGAGGAATAAAGTTAGTTATGTTGAAAAAAAATAAACATGATCGTAAAAAAATATATTCAATTTCGGCCTGACTATCACGTAAAATAATAGTACTAGTAGAAAGCCCGTTAGCCCCCCGCCCGGGTTGAAAAGTAGAAAGCCCAGTAGCCGCTGTTGCAAAGAGTCAGCAGCGAAGTCGCGTCCGCGAGGAAGTAGCACCCGCACGCACCTGGCGGCGGCCGTTCATCGAGGGAGATCGCCTCGGCGCCCGCCGGAAAGTCGCCTCTCGATCCGTCCGTGTCGGCGGAGGAAGGAGATCACGGAGGGTGGAGGAGAAGGTCAGTTCCTCCCTTTGGTCCCCTGTAAATCCGTCTCGCGGATCGATCTCGCGGCGCCTCGGCGGCCATGGAGCCGGATCTGGACATGGCGGCCCTGAGAAAGAAGCTAGAGGATGAGGTGCTCGGTACCTGGCTGTGGGACAGGGAGCTGGACTCCATCGCGCAGGAACAGCAAGAGCGAGACGACGAAGGCGATTACGAGTACTACGAATCAGACCAAGAAGAAGAGGAGCTCCACTATGGTGGTTCTTGGGGATACGGGTATACCTTCTACTACGAGGACGGGAACCCTTATTACGTCGCCGACATGGAGGAGAGGTGGGAGAATCAGATGCGGTTTCCTCCGACCATGTCCAGCGCCAAGAGACCGCGGGGGATCTGGGAGGGGTCCCTTCAGGTCGAGGGCCCGTGTCAAGTTGATCCAACTCTGTTATCTGCGCAAAGCTTGCGTAAGTGGCCACGCTTAATTGCAATTATGTGGTTTTTATTTTGCGAATCCACTTAGTTTTAAGAATATATGGTGACTATATTTTATATAATTTGAACCCAAAGATTCTAGAACACATCACAGCCTGACAGATTGGCGGTCAATTTCTAAACATCAAGCGCCTGTTGGTTCATAAGTAGAATTTTTTATAGATACTGTTTGTTAGAATTTCTTTTCTTATTTTGATTTGCAGGATCGAAAATCATATGTAATACTTTTCTTGTGGTTTATTTGGCATGCAATTCCAAACTTGATTCAGTCCAATCTTATGAAAAATTTGTTTTGTTATGACAGATGTGGCAAGCACCTTATCCTTCAGATACATTTCTTCCGTTTTTTTATCAATCCACTTAGTTTTGAATCCTGGAACCAACTGACCTATCATGCATCCTCAAATATGCTTGTACCGGTGGCAAAATTTTAGGAAGTTTGACGGTATACCTTTATataaaaaaaagtgaaaaaaaagtTTGCATGTGCATGGCCATTTGAATCTCGAGCAAGTCACATTTTCTATTTATACACCATGTCCAATGATTTGCTTGTGAACCAAGGGAAGGGAGTTCCATATAAGTCATAAAAATAAATACCTAAGCATGTGTAAAGAGAAAAATGGAGAGAAGTCTTCCTCGGGTTCTATTTGTAAGATTCCCAAGTTCTAATCTATATGACGTTTTTTTTGCGGAATCTAATCTACATGACGTTATCCATGTATTTCCTGTGCAACTTTTGATATCTAATGATTTGTTTTCATATTGCCTGCAGTGCCTCCATTGCCAAGATCGGAAAACCGTTGGGTTGACAAAAGGGAGAATGAACCTTGTCGACGGGCTATCCAAGTGTTTAGTTTGAATTTATCATCTCCTCATGATGCCGCGTTAGAGGTCTACGGTATGTTTGCATTCCGGGATGTACGAAACAACCAACTACGCAACTATGTATTTGAATACTCTAGAGACAAACCATGTAAGCTTAAGCCGGTGAGTTATGTTGTACCTTTTCTTATTGTCTCTTTATTGAAGATTATTGAAGAAACCTGCAGGATATATGTCTAACTATACAATATACAGGGCTCTTGTAAGCTTCAACCTCTACTTTACCCACATCAAGGCATCTATGCGGTTGGGCTTGTGCTAATTGAATACCGTTTGCTAATTAAAGACGAAGAAGGTGAAGATGATAAGGTGTTAATAGATGGATATTCGGTCTATGCTCCATCTTTCTATGCAGAATATGAAAGGCTCCATTGGCACATTAACACTGGCCACCACGGCAGCATCGATCTAAGAATGGCTTCTATCCCAAAGGCCGTGTTGGCTGTGTTGGAGTTTGAGGTGCATCATCTTGGGGACAATTTGTTTGATTCACTTACAATAACTGCGGTCTATCGTACCATGCAAGGGGGTGCTTTCTCAGTCTTCAATGGCAAGTTGAGTGTTTGCAGGCTGCCATCGGTCACAGTTTGTGTGGATTACACCAAGAATTTGACTATAGACTTGTACACGTACAACAGTCACTCAGGTGATGATAATTGCTATCCTGATGGCGTTGTTGGTGATTCGAAAATTCCTGGATATTTTCATTACGACATTGACGATATTATGTCTGACACCGTGTGGTTTAAACCGCAGAAGAGTGGAAGCTCGACAAAACATTCAAGTAATTTGTACGGTCTTGTAATGTCAGTGAAGGTCACATGGTCTAGCTTGTGTGAACCATGTCAGTAAGATTTATATGTGCAAGGTTTGTACAATATACTTCCATATAGAAGTGTCTTCTTAGTTAGATTTGATTAATTTAGAGTTATTTTCACTCTTTTACCCGCAAGTTTCATCGTTTGTGACAAATATTACTTCATTTATACCACATTTAAGCAAACTCGTGCCACATTTTACCCCATTTAGTATTTTCCTCAGTGTTAGTGCTGATTGGTCGTGCCACCTTTGAGGTTTTTCATTCTCTGGGTTTTGTCACTTAGTCTTTTTTTCAGCAGTAAACCGTCCGGCGCACTGGTCCACTGCTCCTGCCATTCGGACGACCTCCGCTGCCTTCATGAAGCCTGTTGGAGAGATCGTCGTTGCCGCCCCTCCACCTATGGAAGTTGTTGCTCCAACGCGGGTGGACAACGGCAAGTAGGACACGTGGGAGGTGCCAAAGGAGGGGTGGCGTGGGATGTTGCTGCCGGGCGCCACTATCTCTGTCGGTGTGCTGCTGCAGCTGCCGTGCACGCCGGAGCATCGCACACGAGCTGCTTGATGGAATGCACTCCCTCTAGCTGAGGGACAAGGACCTCTTCTCGCGGGCATACATGGTGCCTCACGTTGAGGACCACCCGTACCAGTGCGCCCCAAAAGTGGCATTCCTCCCTGGTGTGCATGTGTGTTGTGTGCGTACTCGTGGGTGTGTTGTGTGTATGTGCTCGCCGGACGGGATGCAACGCTGCCGGAGCACCAACGCCCCACCGCCTGGCCCATGGCCGCCATCATATCGCTCAATTGAAGCACAGCAGCCAGAGCCCGAGTGCCTCGCTGTCAGGGCCAGGGTCGCCATCCCCTCCCTCGTCCACGCGTGGTGCCAAAGTCGAAGGCTTGTCCCCAGCTTGGATTCTTAATGTGTGGTAGAAAAAACTACTACATATAGTTTTTTCTACGGCACTATATTATCTTTGAATCTACAGTGCAGTTGTTGTGCTTCCGCTGGCAAAGAGCTAAAAAGCAGGGACACGGGGGTGGAAAGAGGGGGATACGCATTCGGGGACACGAGatatataaaataaaaataaaataaagccCTGTAATATAGAGTTAAGACAGAAAAATAATGAGAAAGAGATCAGAATACAGCCCCACCCATTGTCTCTTTTATCAAATGCTTGATGCTTGATTGATCCTTTTCCCGTGTCATTGCAGCATCCAACGAGCAGCACAACGAAAGCTCTTTCCACATCCTTTCTAGTCGGCTCTTGATGTATTGCAAAGTGAGATCTTTTGTTACCTTTTGGACGTGGGATTGCTTTGAAAAATGTGGCTCATGGAGGATTGATGTCATCCCTAAGGTTGTAACCCATCGTGTACTCACAACCATTGACCTTATAGTTGCAAGGAAGAGCCTCTCTGACAACAAGTTTAGCGAGCAGTTGTGATCTCAGCAACACGTTCAGGTCATTATGAGAGCCAAGCCATCCAAAGGATGAGTGTCAAATTCATATATCCTCCAATGCAACAGCCTTGAGAATGATTGTTGGATTGTTGCAGTGGCCTCTGTACTGAACTTTCCACCCGGAAGTATTATTCTTCGATCTCCACTGCATGCAGTCAATTGATCCTAGCATCCCAAACCATCCACTTTCTTCACTCGATGCCAATAGCCTCTCGGTGTCTCCAACGTTGGGTGCCCTCAAGTACTCTGCCTCAAAGATATCAATCACGGTCTTGTGTGTCTTCGACCAACCTCCAAGATTGTATCTTCCCCGATGCAGACATAGTCATCAATGGCATCGGTAAAACACCCGTAGGTTAGAACTCGAACAACCGTGATACACTTCATCAAAGGGCTTGGACTTATCTCTTTGCATGCAGTCCTCCTGAGCTTGAACCAATCATCATGCTTCTCCACAAGTTTTGCAATGGTGAGAAAGAGACTTGCATGCATTCGAAATCGACGGAGAAAATACTTCTGCGAAAAGGTTGGATTAGGGTCAAAATAATCTCTCATAATATTGGCAAGGCCTTGCACTCTATCGCGGTTGAGGTGTATGCGGTCGAACTGCAATCCTCTCCTCGGCTGCAGAATATCATCGTTGAAGATGCCAACGACCATttcaaagtcatcatcatcttcttcctcttccaatAGTGAAGAGGCGGTTGAGCTCGATTTCGGTGACGACAACGGCTGGCAACCTGGGTAGAACACTAGTAAGGAAACTGTAgctgtcaaaaccggccgatctcgggtagggggtcccgaactgtgcgtctgaggatcgaaggtaacaggagacaggggagacacgatgtttacccaggttccggccctcttaatggaggtaaaaccccacgtcctgctagattgtatttgatgagtataggggttacaagagttgatctacctcgagatcgtaatggctaaaccctagacaTCTATATGATTTCTGATAGCCTCTatagactaaaaccctccggtttatatagacactggaggggcctagggttgtacagagtcggtttacagagaaaggaaattATACATCTGGACGctaggcttgccatccacgcaaaggagagtcccatccggacacgggggaaggtcttctgccttgtatctggacgacccatcagtccggcccatatcagatagcccagacacccgaggaccccttagtccaggactccctcagtagcccctgaaccagtcttcaatgacgatgtatTCGGCTCGttgattgtcttcggcattgcaaggcgggttccttctccgcaTACAAAGCAGTCTTCTGAACAAAAGATCTGTATCCGGCTCCGTATAATAGTTACAACCCTAAACCACAAGGGGATGGAACGTCACGTCTGGCCTTTTTAtcatttcgaaccgttttttggCCTCCCGCTTCGTGTTTCGAGGCGTGGCCTCCactgacacgtcttgtcaaagcagagatcgtgccccc includes:
- the LOC125528579 gene encoding uncharacterized protein LOC125528579, giving the protein MEPDLDMAALRKKLEDEVLGTWLWDRELDSIAQEQQERDDEGDYEYYESDQEEEELHYGGSWGYGYTFYYEDGNPYYVADMEERWENQMRFPPTMSSAKRPRGIWEGSLQVEGPCQVDPTLLSAQSLLPPLPRSENRWVDKRENEPCRRAIQVFSLNLSSPHDAALEVYGMFAFRDVRNNQLRNYVFEYSRDKPCKLKPGSCKLQPLLYPHQGIYAVGLVLIEYRLLIKDEEGEDDKVLIDGYSVYAPSFYAEYERLHWHINTGHHGSIDLRMASIPKAVLAVLEFEVHHLGDNLFDSLTITAVYRTMQGGAFSVFNGKLSVCRLPSVTVCVDYTKNLTIDLYTYNSHSGDDNCYPDGVVGDSKIPGYFHYDIDDIMSDTVWFKPQKSGSSTKHSSNLYGLVMSVKVTWSSLCEPCQ